From Opitutia bacterium, one genomic window encodes:
- a CDS encoding DUF115 domain-containing protein: MSAVTDTPVLGAPWVQEYPGATTGIVVGPMRPEWASRLGRARAVLWCATAEDLAGLPAGFSSSAIQRVPLDDSGAARIVEVLPRFVRLDARHLPSLYFSPGATAEAQRGGESLVAWLVGELRELHRARVTRQQDAFRWQQHVLANLADYARRPLPESWRGALAGLPAAVCGAGPSLDVSAARLADGQEGCVVFAADSALRTLARHGVRVDFAVSVDVAKTPEKCLPESGEMPARVVLAAVSPPEWRRRVAPERVHFVSSRQITTDWLARDGVVPPALAVAENCGVTALELARWLGCSPIYLFGLDLALSGRQRHTTAADATIYARSGFDAAQEFPEVPGNWEPSVPTHAPGDWRALNARLATFPAGAVFNVNDRGARLENACAVRPGEWVAPAAADKASRLAAFEGAGVAAQAAAWSDFTAELRRCGERLSGKLPELRASLATHGPDAVAVALRPWLADAAIGRALGGYALKLMPHLLPPTEGEVEFWRGLLEELEQLAGALAALR; this comes from the coding sequence GTGAGCGCAGTGACGGACACGCCGGTGCTCGGTGCTCCGTGGGTGCAGGAATACCCGGGCGCCACCACCGGCATTGTCGTGGGGCCAATGCGTCCGGAATGGGCGTCCCGATTGGGACGGGCGCGCGCGGTGCTGTGGTGCGCGACGGCGGAAGATTTGGCCGGGTTGCCCGCGGGATTCTCGTCGTCGGCGATCCAACGCGTGCCGTTGGACGATTCCGGCGCGGCGCGGATAGTGGAGGTTTTGCCGCGCTTCGTTCGGCTCGATGCGCGGCATTTGCCGTCGTTGTATTTCTCCCCGGGAGCAACGGCGGAGGCGCAACGCGGCGGCGAGTCGCTCGTTGCGTGGCTCGTCGGTGAATTGCGGGAGCTGCACCGGGCGCGGGTGACGCGGCAGCAGGATGCGTTTCGGTGGCAGCAGCATGTGCTGGCGAATCTCGCGGATTATGCGCGGCGGCCGCTGCCGGAGAGCTGGCGCGGTGCGCTCGCGGGATTGCCGGCGGCGGTGTGCGGCGCGGGGCCGTCGCTCGATGTGTCGGCGGCGCGGCTGGCGGACGGGCAGGAGGGTTGCGTGGTGTTCGCGGCGGATTCGGCTTTGCGCACGCTGGCGCGGCACGGTGTGCGGGTGGATTTCGCGGTGTCGGTCGACGTGGCGAAGACGCCGGAAAAGTGTTTGCCGGAATCGGGCGAGATGCCGGCGCGGGTGGTCCTCGCGGCGGTGAGTCCGCCGGAGTGGAGGCGACGCGTCGCTCCGGAACGGGTGCACTTTGTTTCCAGCCGACAGATCACCACGGATTGGCTCGCTCGCGACGGGGTCGTGCCGCCGGCGTTGGCCGTGGCTGAGAATTGCGGCGTGACCGCGCTGGAGCTGGCGCGCTGGCTGGGCTGTTCGCCGATCTATCTTTTCGGACTCGATCTCGCGCTGAGCGGCCGCCAGCGGCACACGACGGCGGCGGACGCGACGATCTATGCGCGCTCGGGTTTCGACGCGGCGCAGGAGTTTCCGGAGGTGCCGGGCAATTGGGAGCCGAGCGTGCCGACGCACGCGCCGGGAGACTGGCGGGCGCTGAATGCGCGGCTGGCGACGTTTCCGGCGGGCGCGGTTTTCAATGTGAATGATCGCGGTGCGCGGTTGGAGAATGCGTGCGCGGTGCGGCCGGGGGAGTGGGTGGCGCCGGCGGCGGCGGACAAGGCGTCGCGTCTCGCCGCGTTCGAGGGTGCCGGTGTCGCGGCTCAGGCGGCGGCGTGGTCGGATTTCACGGCGGAATTGCGTCGCTGCGGCGAACGCTTGAGCGGAAAGCTGCCGGAACTGCGCGCGTCGCTCGCGACGCACGGTCCCGACGCGGTCGCGGTGGCGTTACGGCCCTGGTTGGCGGACGCGGCGATCGGTCGTGCGCTGGGCGGATACGCGCTGAAGTTGATGCCGCACTTGCTGCCGCCGACGGAGGGCGAGGTGGAATTCTGGCGCGGATTGCTCGAAGAGTTGGAGCAGCTGGCGGGCGCGCTGGCGGCTTTGCGGTGA
- a CDS encoding DegT/DnrJ/EryC1/StrS family aminotransferase encodes MSTALASPLALHGGPQTIARPLARYNPLGAEEVAAAKAVVESGILSQYYGRWCADFYGGPKVREFESACAAKFGMQRAVTVNSWTSGLIAAIGAIGIEPGDEVITSPWTMCATATSILHWNAIPVFADIEPDTFCLDPRSVEANITPHTRAILSVDIAGQSADMDALRALARKHNLKLISDCAQAPGALYHGQPAGTLADVGGFSLNYHKHIHTGEGGILVTNDHEIAERLCLIRNHAEAVVGDKGVTDLANMIGHNFRLGEIECAIGLEQLKKLDRQIASRQRAAARLTAGLSTLPGLQTPVTRAGCTHVYYMYQMILDLPRLGVSRQKIFAALKAEGVEGLGIAFANIHRLPVFQQKIAYGRRGFPWSSDICRRDVSYAKGICPVAERLQDETYLGFQACMHTLTDAEVDLIVAAFHKVWENLDALR; translated from the coding sequence ATGAGCACCGCCCTCGCCTCTCCGCTCGCCCTCCACGGCGGCCCCCAAACGATCGCCCGCCCCCTCGCGCGCTACAACCCGCTCGGCGCCGAAGAGGTCGCCGCCGCGAAGGCCGTGGTCGAGAGCGGCATCCTCTCGCAATACTACGGCCGCTGGTGCGCCGACTTCTACGGCGGCCCGAAAGTCCGCGAATTCGAAAGCGCCTGCGCGGCGAAATTCGGCATGCAGCGCGCCGTCACCGTGAACTCCTGGACCTCCGGCCTCATCGCCGCGATCGGCGCCATTGGCATCGAGCCGGGCGACGAAGTCATCACCAGCCCGTGGACAATGTGCGCCACGGCGACCTCCATTCTCCACTGGAACGCCATTCCCGTCTTCGCCGACATCGAGCCCGACACCTTCTGCCTCGATCCCCGTTCCGTGGAAGCGAACATCACGCCGCACACGCGCGCCATCCTGTCCGTCGACATCGCCGGCCAGTCGGCCGACATGGACGCGCTCCGCGCCCTCGCGCGGAAGCATAACCTCAAGCTCATCTCCGACTGCGCGCAGGCGCCGGGCGCGCTGTATCACGGCCAGCCCGCGGGCACGCTCGCCGACGTCGGCGGCTTCAGCCTGAATTATCACAAGCACATCCACACCGGCGAAGGCGGCATCCTCGTGACCAACGACCACGAGATCGCCGAGCGCCTTTGCCTCATCCGCAACCACGCCGAGGCCGTAGTGGGCGACAAGGGCGTCACCGATCTCGCCAACATGATCGGCCACAACTTCCGCCTCGGCGAAATCGAGTGCGCGATCGGCCTCGAGCAACTCAAGAAACTCGATCGCCAGATCGCCAGCCGCCAGCGCGCCGCCGCCCGGCTCACCGCCGGCCTTTCCACTCTGCCCGGCCTGCAAACGCCCGTCACTCGCGCCGGCTGCACGCACGTCTACTACATGTATCAAATGATCCTCGATCTGCCGCGGCTCGGCGTCAGCCGGCAGAAAATTTTCGCCGCATTGAAGGCCGAAGGCGTCGAAGGACTCGGCATCGCGTTCGCCAACATTCACCGCCTCCCCGTTTTTCAACAAAAGATCGCCTACGGCCGCCGCGGCTTTCCATGGAGTTCGGACATCTGCCGCCGCGACGTCAGCTACGCCAAGGGCATCTGCCCCGTCGCCGAGCGCCTGCAGGACGAAACGTATCT
- a CDS encoding flagellin, translated as ANLEAANSRITDVDVAEESTQLARWNILVQSGTAMLAQANQSSQVALRLIQ; from the coding sequence GGCCAACCTGGAGGCAGCCAACAGCCGCATCACCGATGTCGACGTGGCCGAGGAAAGCACGCAACTCGCGCGCTGGAACATCCTCGTCCAATCCGGCACCGCCATGCTCGCCCAGGCCAACCAGAGCTCGCAAGTGGCTCTTCGCCTCATCCAGTAA
- a CDS encoding glycosyltransferase encodes MQIHLPPVRQFRQVAHRQNGWSDHYGAFHVAAAYAGIEMPERYALTGIWLHGVLAPWECTAPRLLAYNAPDAEKLPVWVARRDEAETLTNNAFKHPRAVGLPLLYVAPPSLSRVPRSLLIMPGHSLVGWKATDRTAYELYADQMLEAAKDFEHVAVCLNPSCLKNGFWVKEFTERGFNIITGASTDDANALLRMRMLFAQFETMTTNAWGSHVAYALAGGVRVAINGACPSLELSNLLLDTTWRTDPAALEKYLAAQTREKEREFLRAFCVPAREAVADVKLGNWFLGCDQQLSPSEMRRAFAEMVRPLPARPAPVQPRPARPRSASRPVSAERGVLFLAHGPGQVNGPNVWLTRLLPALKARGFAPRVLMFMTRAGACPIAQRLRAAGVPVDEAPFAHTEDMIRTILRHVQANPCDVFVPNLNVQGYFAAEHLRAAGIPTVGVLHSDDEFHRDLTDEFIRAQNGRYLSGTVVVSEFQAAALRQIDCGATQVIQAPCGAPVPAQTAAHAEPFRFVYVGRLVEEQKQISATVAAMIEVLRQCPTAEFVLCGDGSARPAVEKLIAQAKLGERLKLLGNLPSEEVQAVMLASQAFVLLSDYEGIPIALMEAMACGLVPICTRIRSGVGDLVRHDENGFLVADRGAEFVAAASRLITDRELWTRCSHAARAAIEQRFSVEANAATWAAFLNSLLAVAPRERRAIEIPADFNLPPVRPNPKGIAREDRRLPKSPMNSAAAPHPFTNPPLEINNVDLYWTRASILRAVREAAPQFHGVFLDIGCGVMPYRDIIREAAPRLTRYLGLDLEGSEIYRAEVDLRWDGRRIPLEDASVDSAMLTEVLEHCPEPWVVLKEARRVLKPGGVLFFTVPYIWPLHDAPYDFFRYTPFALEKLLAEAGFADVKLQALGGWNASLAQMIGLWLKRSPMTHDARLKKARELWPLFQELVRTDQLPADPKAGNTMATGWTGIAHVPAAQPEAPARRDTAGDLPVVLVRSHEFNYSETFVEDHVNHLSSQLTLLYGFPFPRFRRGGQSVLPAATEQKIQATLAAKGAITSELWAEYSAGLASFLAQSGAKAVLVETGLMGAFVHEACEQAKLPFVVHFHGVDAFGRELLERWLPRYRKFFQSAASVLAVSRAMHAQLLQLGADPARTLLAPYGVAVDLPALAQPASAPPQFVAVGRFVEKKAPQLTLQAFAAVHRALPEARLVMIGDGPLLAGCRQWAAENGLAEAVTFAGVCSREVVSRSLAAARVFVQHSITAANGDSEGLPLAVLEAGAHGLPVVSTRHAGIPDAVREGVDGFLVGEKDVTAMAEAMLRLAQDGELAARLGASFRERVGAHYSRQVSLVRLLHVLQAAAEGRSAKEFCTGEAEIAPTPSPREVVAEDRNNLAAYVDLGAALIDAGKLSAAYLAIAEAHRLSGGTEQTQDALRQLEEHGALEEVQVQIYRARAGWTPRERHPRPHRILVVTNLLPPQEMGGYGRTVWEFSRELMARGHTVRVLTADMPHLTRKPTAEHAEFERHVSRSLKLVGDWKEGAVVLEPDAERRTAMLRANHQTIMREIETFAPTAIMAGNLDLAGHFFIQPALDRGIPVLHRLGNAFPGYEPAQSPRGPLFCLAGCSEWVNRGIRAKSYPISRYEVVPPGSPLAEYYRAWTPQRKKLRIAYAGLLMPYKGAHVLVNALAMLAQAGIDFECTLAGDTTRPEYLDSMRAVATEHGFLDRLSFPGFLDKAELAALYARSNVLVFPSVFEEPFGKTQIEAMAAGLLVVSSGSGGASEIIEHAKTGLLFKAGDARALAERLAGAYRNPAAAEKIALAGQARAFEFTTEASVSRIEAIFDELLATAQNGVPSLATAP; translated from the coding sequence ATGCAGATCCATCTCCCGCCCGTGCGGCAATTCCGTCAGGTCGCCCATCGGCAGAACGGTTGGTCGGACCACTACGGCGCGTTTCACGTCGCCGCAGCTTACGCCGGGATCGAAATGCCTGAGCGCTACGCGCTCACGGGAATCTGGTTGCACGGTGTCTTGGCGCCATGGGAATGCACCGCGCCGCGGTTGTTGGCCTACAATGCTCCGGACGCGGAGAAACTTCCGGTATGGGTCGCGCGACGTGACGAAGCCGAGACGTTGACGAACAACGCCTTCAAACATCCCCGCGCCGTCGGCTTGCCGCTGCTCTATGTGGCGCCGCCGAGTCTCAGCCGCGTCCCGCGCAGCCTGCTGATCATGCCCGGACACAGTCTCGTCGGGTGGAAGGCCACCGACCGCACGGCCTACGAACTCTACGCGGACCAAATGCTCGAAGCCGCGAAGGACTTCGAACACGTCGCGGTCTGCCTCAATCCCAGCTGCCTAAAAAACGGCTTTTGGGTGAAGGAGTTCACGGAGCGGGGATTCAACATCATTACCGGCGCCTCGACGGACGATGCGAACGCGTTGCTGCGGATGCGGATGCTTTTCGCGCAGTTCGAGACGATGACCACGAACGCGTGGGGCAGCCATGTGGCGTATGCGTTGGCTGGCGGGGTCAGAGTGGCGATCAACGGGGCGTGCCCTTCGCTCGAGCTTTCGAATCTCCTGCTCGACACCACTTGGCGGACCGATCCGGCGGCGCTGGAAAAGTATCTCGCCGCGCAAACGCGCGAAAAGGAACGGGAGTTCCTTCGCGCATTCTGCGTGCCCGCGCGCGAGGCGGTCGCCGACGTCAAGTTGGGCAATTGGTTCCTCGGTTGTGATCAGCAACTGAGTCCGTCGGAGATGCGCCGGGCGTTCGCCGAAATGGTGCGTCCCCTGCCAGCGCGGCCCGCTCCCGTGCAGCCCCGCCCGGCGCGGCCCCGGTCTGCCTCCCGCCCGGTCTCCGCAGAACGCGGAGTCCTCTTCCTCGCGCACGGTCCCGGCCAGGTCAACGGGCCGAACGTGTGGCTGACGCGGCTGCTGCCCGCGCTGAAGGCGCGCGGCTTTGCCCCGCGGGTGCTGATGTTCATGACCCGCGCGGGCGCGTGTCCGATCGCGCAACGCCTGCGCGCCGCCGGCGTGCCGGTGGACGAAGCGCCGTTCGCCCACACCGAGGACATGATCCGCACCATCCTGCGGCACGTGCAGGCCAATCCCTGTGACGTGTTCGTGCCGAATCTGAACGTCCAAGGCTACTTCGCCGCCGAGCACCTGCGCGCCGCAGGCATCCCGACAGTCGGCGTGCTGCATTCTGACGACGAGTTTCACCGTGACCTGACGGACGAGTTCATCCGCGCGCAAAACGGCCGCTATCTCTCCGGGACCGTGGTAGTGTCCGAGTTCCAAGCGGCCGCGCTCCGCCAGATCGACTGCGGTGCGACCCAGGTCATCCAAGCACCCTGCGGGGCGCCGGTGCCCGCGCAAACCGCGGCGCATGCGGAGCCGTTCCGTTTTGTCTACGTCGGTCGTCTCGTGGAGGAGCAGAAACAAATTTCCGCGACGGTCGCTGCGATGATCGAGGTGTTGCGACAGTGCCCGACCGCGGAGTTCGTGCTTTGCGGCGATGGCTCGGCGCGTCCGGCGGTCGAAAAATTGATCGCGCAGGCGAAGCTCGGCGAGCGCCTCAAGCTGCTGGGCAACCTGCCCTCGGAGGAGGTGCAGGCGGTGATGCTCGCGAGTCAGGCGTTCGTGTTGCTGAGCGATTACGAGGGCATCCCGATCGCGCTGATGGAGGCGATGGCTTGCGGCCTCGTGCCGATTTGCACCCGCATCCGCAGTGGAGTGGGCGACCTCGTCCGGCACGACGAGAACGGCTTTCTCGTCGCCGATCGTGGTGCCGAATTCGTGGCGGCTGCGTCGCGCCTGATCACCGATCGCGAACTTTGGACGCGCTGCTCGCACGCCGCACGCGCCGCGATCGAGCAACGATTCTCCGTCGAGGCAAACGCCGCCACCTGGGCCGCGTTTCTCAACAGCCTACTCGCGGTCGCGCCGCGCGAACGTCGCGCGATCGAAATCCCTGCCGACTTCAACCTGCCTCCCGTGCGCCCGAATCCGAAAGGCATCGCGCGCGAAGACCGCCGCCTGCCCAAGTCCCCCATGAACTCCGCCGCCGCGCCGCACCCTTTCACGAATCCCCCGCTCGAGATCAACAACGTCGATCTCTACTGGACGCGCGCGTCGATCCTGCGCGCGGTGCGCGAGGCGGCGCCGCAGTTCCACGGCGTGTTTCTCGACATCGGCTGCGGCGTGATGCCGTATCGCGACATCATTCGCGAAGCTGCGCCGCGCCTCACGCGCTATCTCGGACTCGATCTCGAGGGTTCGGAAATCTACCGCGCGGAGGTCGATCTCCGCTGGGACGGCCGCCGCATCCCGCTCGAAGATGCCTCGGTCGACAGCGCCATGCTCACCGAGGTGCTCGAACACTGCCCCGAGCCGTGGGTCGTGCTGAAGGAGGCGCGTCGCGTGTTGAAGCCTGGTGGCGTGCTCTTCTTCACGGTTCCCTACATCTGGCCGCTGCACGACGCGCCCTACGATTTTTTCCGCTACACGCCGTTCGCGCTCGAGAAGCTCCTCGCGGAGGCCGGCTTCGCCGACGTGAAGCTGCAGGCGCTCGGCGGCTGGAACGCCAGCCTCGCGCAGATGATCGGCCTGTGGCTCAAGCGCTCACCGATGACGCACGACGCGCGCCTCAAGAAGGCGCGCGAGCTCTGGCCCCTCTTCCAGGAACTCGTCCGCACGGACCAACTCCCCGCCGATCCGAAGGCGGGCAACACGATGGCCACGGGTTGGACTGGCATCGCGCACGTCCCGGCGGCGCAGCCCGAAGCCCCCGCGCGCCGCGACACTGCGGGTGATCTGCCGGTCGTCCTCGTGCGTTCGCACGAGTTCAACTACTCCGAGACCTTCGTCGAGGATCACGTCAACCATCTCAGCTCGCAGCTGACGCTGCTCTACGGCTTCCCGTTCCCGCGCTTCCGGCGGGGCGGACAATCGGTTTTGCCGGCAGCGACCGAGCAGAAGATCCAGGCGACGCTTGCTGCCAAGGGCGCGATCACGAGCGAACTCTGGGCGGAATACTCCGCGGGCCTCGCGTCCTTCCTCGCGCAATCGGGCGCGAAAGCGGTGCTCGTCGAAACCGGCCTGATGGGCGCGTTCGTCCATGAAGCTTGCGAACAGGCGAAGCTGCCGTTCGTCGTTCATTTCCACGGCGTCGACGCGTTCGGCCGCGAGCTGCTCGAGCGCTGGCTGCCGCGCTATCGCAAATTCTTCCAGTCCGCCGCCAGCGTCCTCGCCGTGTCGCGGGCGATGCACGCGCAACTGCTGCAACTCGGCGCCGACCCCGCGCGGACCCTGCTCGCGCCCTACGGCGTCGCGGTCGATCTGCCCGCGCTCGCGCAACCCGCGTCGGCACCGCCGCAGTTTGTGGCGGTTGGCCGTTTCGTGGAGAAGAAGGCCCCGCAGCTCACGCTCCAGGCCTTCGCCGCGGTGCATCGCGCGCTGCCGGAAGCACGGCTGGTCATGATCGGCGACGGTCCGCTGCTCGCCGGCTGCCGGCAATGGGCTGCGGAGAATGGTCTCGCGGAGGCGGTCACGTTCGCAGGCGTTTGCTCGCGCGAAGTGGTGTCGCGCAGCCTCGCGGCCGCGCGCGTCTTCGTGCAGCACAGCATCACCGCCGCCAACGGGGACAGCGAAGGTCTGCCGCTCGCGGTGCTCGAGGCCGGTGCGCACGGCCTGCCCGTGGTCTCGACCCGTCACGCGGGGATTCCCGACGCGGTGCGCGAGGGCGTGGATGGGTTTTTGGTCGGCGAAAAGGACGTCACCGCGATGGCCGAGGCGATGTTGCGCCTCGCGCAGGATGGCGAACTCGCCGCGCGCCTCGGCGCCAGCTTCCGCGAGCGCGTGGGCGCGCACTATTCGCGCCAAGTTTCGCTGGTGCGCCTGCTGCATGTGTTGCAGGCCGCGGCGGAAGGGCGCTCGGCCAAGGAATTTTGCACCGGCGAGGCGGAGATCGCTCCGACGCCGAGTCCGCGCGAAGTCGTGGCGGAGGACCGCAACAACCTCGCGGCCTACGTCGACCTCGGCGCCGCGCTCATCGACGCAGGCAAGCTGTCCGCGGCTTATCTCGCCATCGCCGAGGCGCACCGCCTCAGCGGCGGCACGGAACAGACGCAGGACGCACTGCGCCAGCTCGAGGAGCACGGCGCGCTCGAAGAGGTGCAGGTGCAGATCTATCGCGCGCGCGCGGGCTGGACGCCCCGGGAGCGCCATCCGCGCCCGCACCGCATCCTCGTCGTCACGAATTTGCTGCCGCCGCAGGAGATGGGCGGCTACGGCCGCACGGTGTGGGAATTCTCCCGTGAGCTCATGGCGCGCGGGCACACCGTCCGCGTGCTCACCGCCGACATGCCGCACCTCACGCGCAAGCCCACGGCGGAGCACGCCGAGTTCGAGCGCCACGTGAGCCGTTCGCTGAAACTCGTCGGCGACTGGAAGGAGGGCGCGGTCGTGCTCGAGCCCGACGCGGAGCGGCGCACGGCCATGCTGCGCGCGAATCACCAGACGATCATGCGCGAGATCGAGACGTTTGCGCCCACGGCGATCATGGCCGGCAATCTCGATCTGGCGGGCCACTTCTTCATCCAGCCGGCGCTCGACCGTGGCATTCCGGTGCTGCACCGCCTCGGCAATGCGTTTCCGGGTTACGAGCCGGCGCAATCCCCGCGCGGGCCGCTGTTCTGCCTCGCGGGTTGCAGTGAGTGGGTGAATCGGGGGATCCGCGCGAAGAGCTATCCGATCTCGCGTTACGAGGTCGTGCCGCCCGGCTCGCCGCTCGCGGAGTATTACCGCGCGTGGACGCCGCAGCGAAAGAAGCTGCGCATCGCCTACGCGGGCTTGCTGATGCCCTACAAGGGCGCGCATGTGCTGGTGAACGCGCTCGCGATGCTCGCGCAGGCCGGTATCGATTTCGAGTGCACGCTCGCGGGCGACACGACGCGACCGGAGTATCTCGACTCGATGCGCGCCGTGGCGACCGAGCATGGTTTCCTCGACCGGCTGAGTTTCCCCGGCTTCCTCGACAAGGCGGAACTCGCGGCGCTCTATGCGCGGAGCAACGTGCTCGTCTTCCCCAGCGTGTTCGAGGAACCGTTCGGCAAGACGCAGATCGAGGCGATGGCGGCGGGCCTGCTCGTCGTCTCGAGCGGCAGTGGCGGCGCGAGCGAGATCATCGAGCACGCGAAGACCGGCCTGCTCTTCAAGGCGGGCGATGCGCGCGCACTCGCGGAGCGGCTCGCGGGCGCCTACCGCAACCCGGCGGCCGCGGAAAAGATCGCGTTGGCCGGCCAGGCTCGCGCTTTCGAGTTCACCACCGAGGCCTCGGTGAGCCGCATCGAGGCGATCTTCGACGAGCTGCTGGCCACCGCCCAAAACGGCGTGCCATCGCTCGCGACGGCCCCGTGA
- a CDS encoding Gfo/Idh/MocA family oxidoreductase, which yields MTAPAPTPRWSVLLVGLGRIGQGYDYDLPATEHVFTHARAFSLDPHFTLVGGVDPDAGARARFTARYGAPAFSTLDAAADCTPDVVVVATPTENHLPAIASALSLFAPRALVCEKPLAFTIEEAARILKISRARNCPVYVNYMRRTDPTTAELRARLGDGRIATPLKAVVWYSKGLYNSASHFVNLLEALLGSEPEFVHGEAGRITPTGDPEPDFTLRFAHGTVAFHALRAEDYFHNSMEWLSPSGRLRYDRAGALVEWQAAAPAVLGGLDPIAERLPGDFARVQAHFTAALAQALAGATTTLCTGEQAFATLRLLADIQPFSVSVRT from the coding sequence ATGACCGCGCCCGCACCAACGCCGCGATGGAGCGTGCTGCTCGTGGGGCTCGGCCGGATCGGCCAAGGCTACGACTACGATCTGCCGGCTACGGAACACGTCTTCACTCACGCGCGCGCCTTCAGCCTCGACCCGCATTTCACGCTGGTTGGCGGCGTGGATCCGGATGCCGGGGCACGCGCGCGATTCACCGCCCGCTACGGCGCGCCCGCCTTCTCCACTCTCGACGCAGCCGCCGATTGCACGCCCGATGTCGTCGTGGTCGCCACGCCGACGGAGAACCACCTTCCCGCGATCGCCAGCGCTCTGTCCCTCTTCGCTCCGCGCGCGCTCGTCTGCGAGAAGCCCCTTGCGTTCACCATCGAGGAGGCCGCGCGGATCCTGAAGATCTCCCGCGCCCGCAACTGCCCCGTCTACGTTAACTACATGCGGCGCACCGATCCGACCACGGCCGAGCTGCGGGCGCGGCTGGGCGACGGCCGCATCGCGACGCCGCTCAAGGCCGTCGTCTGGTATTCGAAGGGACTCTACAACAGCGCCTCGCATTTCGTGAACCTCCTCGAGGCGCTGCTCGGTTCGGAGCCGGAATTCGTGCACGGAGAGGCCGGCCGCATCACGCCGACGGGCGATCCCGAGCCGGACTTCACGCTGCGTTTCGCTCACGGCACGGTCGCCTTCCACGCGCTGCGCGCCGAGGACTATTTCCACAACAGCATGGAGTGGCTCAGCCCGAGCGGCCGCCTGCGCTATGATCGCGCCGGCGCGCTCGTCGAGTGGCAAGCCGCCGCGCCTGCCGTGCTCGGTGGACTCGATCCCATTGCCGAGCGTCTGCCGGGAGATTTCGCCCGCGTGCAGGCTCACTTCACCGCCGCGCTGGCGCAGGCGCTCGCCGGCGCGACGACCACCCTCTGCACCGGCGAACAGGCCTTCGCCACACTCCGCCTCCTCGCGGACATCCAGCCGTTCTCCGTCTCCGTCCGCACCTGA